A single Ischnura elegans chromosome 13 unlocalized genomic scaffold, ioIscEleg1.1 SUPER_13_unloc_4, whole genome shotgun sequence DNA region contains:
- the LOC124173333 gene encoding uncharacterized protein LOC124173333: MSTLHQGGANQPWMKMLRNMLLLKRRFRWWKKGKLGDPSAVMDIVFVDDDARPASAPPMAMAEARGSVSHSTPASSGEGTKRKASTPDDTNVFLKSAAEAIGSLSTKFQPKDGDTNFGELVACKLRGVSDKGKKNKIMIEILQVFTDNKE, from the exons ATGAGTACACTTCACCAAGGGGGAGCAAATCAACCTTGGATGAAGATGTTGAG GAATATGCTGCTGTTGAAGAGGAGATTCCGGTGGTGGAAGAAGGGGAAATTGGGGGATCCATCTGCCGTGATGGACATTGTCTTTGTGGATGATGATGCCCGTCCGGCAAGTGCTCCACCAATGGCAATGGCAGAGGCACGGGGGAGTGTGAGCCATTCCACCCCAGCGTCATCAGGCGAGGGTACGAAGAGGAAGGCATCCACACCTGATGACACTAATGTGTTCCTCAAGTCGGCTGCAGAGGCAATAGGTTCCCTCTCGACAAAGTTCCAGCCAAAGGATGGCGACACTAATTTTGGGGAACTTGTTGCCTGTAAGCTGAGGGGGGTCTCCGATAAAGGCAAGAAGAACAAAATCATGATTGAAATTTTGCAAGTATTCACAGATAATAAAGAGTGA